A single region of the Vibrio cyclitrophicus genome encodes:
- the typA gene encoding translational GTPase TypA, translating into MSTPQIDKLRNIAIIAHVDHGKTTLVDKLLQQSGTLESRGEAEERVMDSNDIEKERGITILAKNTAINWNDYRINIVDTPGHADFGGEVERIMSMVDSVLLIVDAVDGPMPQTRFVTQKAFAHGLKPIVVINKIDRPGARPDWVMDQVFDLFDNLGATDEQLDFTVVYASALNGWATMEEGAVGTDMEPLFQAVVDTVEAPAVDLDGPLQMQISQLDYSSYVGVIGVARVTRGSVKPNQQVTIVNAEGKKRNGKVGTVLGYLGLERHEVEQANAGDIIAITGLGELKISDTICDVNNVEAMEPLSVDEPTVTMTFQVNTSPFAGKEGKFVTSRNILERLEKELVHNVALRVEETESPDRFRVSGRGELHLSILIENMRREGFELAVSRPEVIIKEEDGQKMEPFETVTIDVVEEHQGAIMESIGLRKGELTDMAPDGKGRVRMDFMMPSRGLIGFQTEFLTMTSGSGLIYHSFDHYGPYKGGIIGQRNNGVLISNATGKALTYALFFLQARGRLFTEHADEVYEGQVIGIHNRSNDLTVNCLKGKQLTNVRASGTDEAQVLSPPIKHTLEQALEFIDEDELVEVTPLNVRIRKKLLTENERKRAARPAKA; encoded by the coding sequence ATGTCTACTCCACAGATTGATAAGTTAAGAAATATCGCGATCATCGCGCACGTTGACCACGGTAAAACGACTTTGGTTGATAAACTGCTACAACAGTCAGGCACTCTTGAGTCTCGTGGTGAAGCTGAAGAGCGTGTCATGGATTCGAATGACATCGAAAAAGAGCGTGGCATTACAATCCTTGCTAAGAACACAGCAATCAACTGGAATGATTACCGCATCAACATCGTAGATACTCCGGGACACGCGGACTTCGGCGGTGAAGTTGAGCGTATCATGTCTATGGTTGATTCAGTTCTTCTGATCGTAGATGCAGTTGACGGCCCAATGCCTCAAACTCGTTTCGTAACGCAAAAAGCATTCGCACACGGTCTTAAGCCAATCGTTGTAATCAACAAGATTGACCGTCCTGGTGCTCGTCCTGATTGGGTTATGGATCAAGTATTCGACCTTTTCGACAACCTAGGTGCTACTGATGAGCAACTAGACTTCACAGTTGTTTACGCTTCAGCTCTAAACGGTTGGGCAACAATGGAAGAAGGCGCAGTTGGCACAGACATGGAACCACTGTTCCAAGCTGTTGTTGATACAGTAGAAGCGCCTGCAGTTGACCTTGACGGTCCACTACAAATGCAAATTTCGCAACTTGATTACAGCTCTTACGTAGGTGTTATCGGTGTTGCTCGTGTTACTCGTGGTTCTGTTAAGCCAAACCAACAAGTAACTATCGTGAATGCTGAAGGCAAGAAACGTAACGGTAAAGTAGGTACTGTACTTGGTTACTTAGGTCTTGAGCGTCACGAAGTCGAACAAGCTAACGCTGGCGACATCATTGCAATCACTGGTCTTGGTGAGCTGAAAATTTCAGACACTATCTGTGACGTAAACAATGTTGAAGCAATGGAACCACTGTCTGTTGATGAACCAACAGTAACAATGACTTTCCAAGTAAACACTTCTCCGTTCGCGGGTAAAGAAGGTAAGTTTGTAACTTCACGTAACATCCTTGAGCGTCTTGAAAAAGAATTGGTTCATAACGTTGCACTACGTGTTGAAGAAACTGAAAGTCCAGACCGTTTCCGCGTATCAGGCCGTGGTGAGCTTCACCTTTCTATCCTGATCGAAAACATGCGTCGTGAAGGTTTCGAGCTAGCAGTATCTCGTCCAGAAGTAATCATCAAAGAAGAAGATGGTCAGAAAATGGAACCGTTCGAAACGGTTACTATCGATGTAGTTGAAGAGCACCAAGGTGCGATCATGGAAAGCATCGGTCTACGTAAGGGTGAGCTAACAGATATGGCACCAGATGGTAAAGGCCGTGTTCGCATGGACTTCATGATGCCTTCTCGTGGTCTTATCGGTTTCCAAACTGAATTCCTTACAATGACGTCTGGTTCTGGTCTTATTTACCACTCGTTCGATCACTACGGTCCTTACAAAGGCGGTATCATTGGTCAGCGTAACAACGGTGTTCTAATCTCGAACGCGACTGGTAAAGCACTGACTTACGCTCTATTCTTCCTTCAAGCTCGTGGTCGTCTATTCACAGAGCACGCTGATGAAGTTTATGAAGGTCAAGTAATCGGTATTCACAACCGTTCAAACGACCTGACAGTAAACTGTCTGAAAGGTAAGCAACTAACGAACGTTCGTGCATCTGGTACTGATGAAGCACAAGTTCTTTCTCCACCGATCAAGCACACTCTAGAGCAAGCTCTTGAGTTTATCGATGAAGATGAACTAGTAGAAGTAACGCCACTAAACGTACGTATCCGTAAGAAACTTCTTACTGAAAACGAACGTAAGCGTGCAGCACGTCCAGCTAAGGCTTAA
- a CDS encoding AAA family ATPase — protein sequence MNPIIITGGPGAGKTTLINALGDMGYPTFAESSRQLIEQQSQLENGILPWLDLPGFAHLCLTVMSEQKEQANQHQIAFLDRAIPDICGYLAQANLDIDENYREASKGYHSQVLFCRPEASIYVQDEVRPYPYEEALEIHHALVTVYQELGYEVVEVPFMSVEERALFVKSLLGIKSKIPNSLVPPS from the coding sequence ATGAACCCAATCATTATTACTGGCGGCCCAGGAGCCGGGAAGACAACATTGATCAATGCCTTGGGTGACATGGGTTACCCAACCTTCGCGGAATCTTCTCGACAGTTAATTGAACAGCAGAGCCAACTTGAGAACGGTATCTTACCTTGGTTAGACCTTCCGGGCTTTGCTCACTTATGCTTAACCGTGATGAGTGAACAAAAAGAGCAAGCGAATCAACACCAGATTGCGTTTCTCGACCGTGCGATTCCAGATATCTGCGGTTACTTAGCTCAGGCGAACCTCGATATTGATGAGAACTACCGAGAAGCGAGCAAGGGCTATCACTCCCAAGTCCTATTCTGTCGCCCTGAGGCTTCTATCTATGTTCAAGATGAAGTACGCCCTTATCCGTATGAGGAAGCACTAGAGATTCACCACGCGTTAGTAACAGTCTACCAAGAACTTGGTTATGAGGTGGTTGAGGTGCCATTTATGTCAGTCGAAGAACGGGCTCTATTTGTTAAAAGCCTCCTAGGTATCAAAAGCAAGATCCCCAACTCGCTCGTTCCTCCCTCTTGA
- a CDS encoding DUF2959 domain-containing protein has product MPYLIVIVLSIFTLTGCQSAYYSAMEQVGYHKRDIMVDRVEDAKESQQDAQEEFTSALEALSSLTNFSGGDLEDMYNQINDKYQDSEKAAQNVSDRIAAIEDVSDALFEEWQGELDLYTSDSLRRSSEQKLRETKSSYQTMLSAMKRAEKKMDPVLNTLRDNTLYLKHNLNASAVGSLQGEFMSLEKDIAYAIEQMNAAIAESDKFLAQLNQK; this is encoded by the coding sequence ATGCCTTATTTAATAGTTATAGTCCTCTCTATTTTTACTCTTACTGGATGCCAGTCAGCTTATTACTCCGCCATGGAGCAAGTGGGTTACCACAAGCGCGACATTATGGTCGATAGAGTGGAAGACGCTAAAGAGTCGCAGCAGGATGCTCAGGAAGAGTTTACCAGCGCACTTGAAGCCTTAAGTAGCCTGACTAACTTCAGTGGCGGCGACCTTGAAGACATGTACAACCAAATCAACGATAAATACCAAGACAGTGAGAAAGCCGCACAAAATGTCAGTGATCGTATTGCTGCGATTGAAGATGTGTCCGATGCACTATTTGAAGAGTGGCAAGGTGAGTTAGACCTTTACACTAGTGATTCACTGCGTCGTTCAAGTGAGCAAAAGCTGCGAGAAACCAAATCGTCTTACCAAACCATGCTGTCAGCGATGAAACGAGCTGAGAAGAAAATGGACCCTGTTCTCAACACCCTTCGTGACAATACGCTTTATCTCAAGCACAACCTCAATGCGAGTGCTGTTGGTTCGTTGCAGGGTGAATTTATGAGCTTAGAAAAAGACATCGCCTATGCAATAGAGCAGATGAATGCGGCAATAGCAGAGTCGGATAAATTCCTAGCTCAACTCAATCAGAAATAG
- a CDS encoding virulence factor BrkB family protein — MNELQGSYKLKIKKVATLSIQFSRYLLARMTHDRVNVNAGYLAYITLLSIVPMLTVLLSILSSFSIFADVGLVIQNFVITNFVPASGDAVHGALLEFVANTGKMTAVGSVFLFIAALMLISNIDKNLNYIWRVDEKRRAVLSFSMYWMVLTLGPILVGASIAATSYVTSLSLLQNEVVSGAFNTVIRKLPLILSFFSFFGLYLLVPNKKIHFSHAAAGSLVAALLFELSKKGFAAYITQFPSYQLIYGALAAIPILFVWVYLCWLIVLVGAEVTAALGEQEQWSGPQEMVHSTDNDKITEQGNNSDSTDPESK, encoded by the coding sequence ATGAACGAGTTACAAGGGAGTTACAAGTTGAAGATAAAAAAGGTCGCCACACTCAGTATTCAGTTTTCTCGCTATCTTTTGGCGCGAATGACGCACGATAGAGTTAATGTGAATGCAGGCTACTTGGCGTACATTACTTTGCTCTCGATCGTTCCTATGTTGACGGTTCTGCTCTCTATCTTGTCTTCATTCTCCATCTTTGCTGATGTTGGGCTCGTGATTCAAAATTTCGTTATTACCAACTTTGTTCCCGCGTCTGGGGATGCAGTACACGGTGCTTTGTTAGAGTTCGTTGCCAATACCGGAAAAATGACGGCGGTGGGTAGTGTGTTCTTATTCATTGCAGCACTGATGCTGATCTCTAATATTGATAAGAACTTAAACTACATCTGGCGAGTCGATGAGAAACGACGAGCGGTGCTGTCTTTCTCTATGTACTGGATGGTGCTCACGCTTGGGCCTATTTTAGTTGGGGCGAGTATTGCTGCTACCTCTTATGTGACATCATTGAGTTTGCTGCAAAACGAAGTGGTGTCTGGCGCCTTTAATACTGTGATTCGCAAGCTTCCTTTGATTCTCTCTTTCTTTTCGTTCTTTGGCTTATACCTGCTTGTTCCAAACAAAAAGATACACTTTTCTCATGCTGCGGCGGGTTCTCTGGTTGCGGCTCTGTTGTTCGAACTCAGTAAGAAAGGCTTTGCAGCCTACATTACGCAATTTCCTTCTTACCAGTTGATTTATGGCGCATTAGCGGCAATTCCAATTCTGTTTGTTTGGGTTTATTTGTGCTGGTTGATTGTGCTGGTTGGTGCTGAAGTGACCGCTGCGCTTGGTGAGCAGGAACAGTGGAGTGGCCCGCAAGAAATGGTACACTCAACGGATAACGACAAAATTACAGAGCAAGGAAACAACAGTGATAGCACTGATCCAGAGAGTAAGTGA
- the dtd gene encoding D-tyrosyl-tRNA(Tyr) deacylase translates to MIALIQRVSEAAVRVDGEVVGEIEQGLLVLLGVEKGDDEAKAKRLMERVTTYRVFGDEDDKMNLNVKQVEGKVLVVSQFTLPADTKKGTRAGFSRGAHPEDAERLYNYFSDQCESVLPTERGRFAADMKVSLVNDGPVTFWLQV, encoded by the coding sequence GTGATAGCACTGATCCAGAGAGTAAGTGAAGCTGCCGTCCGTGTTGATGGCGAAGTAGTTGGTGAGATTGAGCAAGGCTTATTGGTTCTGTTAGGCGTAGAAAAAGGTGATGACGAAGCCAAAGCCAAACGTTTGATGGAACGAGTGACCACTTATCGTGTCTTTGGAGATGAAGACGATAAAATGAACCTCAACGTGAAGCAGGTAGAAGGTAAGGTATTAGTGGTGTCTCAATTCACTCTTCCAGCTGACACCAAAAAAGGGACACGAGCAGGATTTTCTCGCGGTGCTCACCCAGAAGATGCCGAGCGTCTATATAACTATTTCTCTGACCAATGTGAATCCGTGTTGCCAACGGAACGTGGCCGATTCGCAGCCGACATGAAAGTGTCTTTGGTTAATGATGGCCCAGTGACATTTTGGCTGCAGGTTTAG
- a CDS encoding YiiD C-terminal domain-containing protein has translation MFKLITPTTENQLNKYYHFRWQMLREPWRMPVGSERDEYDPMSHHRMIVDGRGRPMAIGRLYITPDLEGQIRYMAVKNSRRSKGMGSLILVALESLARQEGAKRLVCNAREDAISFYEKNEFERRGEINDQRGPVRHQQMVKHLDPMADVLRKPEWCNELQQRWENQIPISDKMGIKINQYTGYQFECSAQLNPNLNPHNTMFAGSAFTLATLTGWGMTWLLMKERGLTGDIVLADSNIRYRHPVEQNPVASTSLDGISGDLDRLASGRKARIIIHVTIHSGDVEAVEFTGTYMLIPDYKKILSTDSNVSE, from the coding sequence ATGTTTAAACTCATAACACCAACTACCGAAAATCAGTTAAATAAGTATTACCATTTTCGTTGGCAGATGCTCCGTGAACCTTGGCGAATGCCGGTAGGTTCAGAGCGCGATGAATATGACCCAATGAGTCACCATCGTATGATTGTTGATGGTCGAGGTCGCCCGATGGCTATTGGACGTCTTTATATCACCCCTGATCTAGAAGGTCAGATCCGCTACATGGCGGTTAAGAATTCTCGCCGCAGTAAAGGTATGGGTTCGTTGATTCTCGTTGCGCTTGAGTCACTGGCTCGCCAAGAGGGCGCCAAGCGCTTGGTGTGTAATGCACGTGAAGATGCTATTTCATTCTACGAGAAGAATGAATTTGAACGTCGCGGTGAGATTAACGATCAACGTGGTCCTGTGCGTCACCAACAGATGGTTAAACACCTAGATCCAATGGCAGACGTTCTGCGTAAGCCTGAGTGGTGTAATGAGCTACAACAACGCTGGGAAAATCAAATCCCGATCAGTGACAAGATGGGCATCAAGATTAACCAATACACGGGTTACCAATTTGAGTGTAGTGCTCAACTGAATCCTAATTTGAACCCTCATAACACCATGTTTGCAGGCTCCGCCTTTACCTTAGCGACCTTAACCGGTTGGGGCATGACTTGGCTGCTGATGAAAGAGCGTGGGTTGACTGGTGACATCGTGCTGGCAGACAGTAATATTCGTTACCGTCACCCGGTTGAGCAAAACCCAGTCGCATCCACGTCATTGGATGGGATCAGTGGTGACTTGGACCGCCTCGCGTCAGGCAGAAAGGCACGTATCATCATTCACGTGACCATTCATAGCGGCGATGTGGAAGCGGTAGAGTTTACCGGAACCTATATGCTGATCCCTGACTACAAAAAGATACTCTCGACAGATTCTAATGTGAGCGAATAG
- a CDS encoding AsmA family protein: MVFGIVLAIAVAVIAALLLSLQTQYRADVANFFIKHTIEQPVLIEDVEYQAPYHITLMGITQNQPEKQPPLYIDKLDIWFSPDSLLDAKLVLDSVLISGLQLEADDLDTLTSMFTQPKLKLRQLAINNLDFSTPDFNARGIDLQIAEPMWGDQNSLLPYGKTQLSASQLYWQGEAFDNLLIDLDLKPSDSTLYGASFDWRGAKISGQAEQYQHDWSLVNVTIDGLRLNEEQTQSLLNKEWDVAGIQINHINSLDILRSDIEWKDGHLAAFDASLENIQLPFELWNQQKAILSLQAEGVTIDDDMFIEPSLKLNLEANQILIDDFYTQFLQGTVQLNGEVTPSSIQLVQFDLQGIKWITENQDSPLPAARLLPWLTQLQNVEISQLNIERSQLIQLAQKPYWQVSGLHVEGHQVQLLQDRKLGLWQGKLMASANDASYQNIVSAQPVVKMNSDQGKWTLTRLFAPLRNGYIEANATLDFNQISKPWSLDISADGLPITPMLQQLELPLDATGYGEFELQAAGLYGDSLMLGYSTTGQLTGSVRQGVMTFNDTLSETSTDNVFEIPELKANFDRGRFTLEPMHIIGASAAEEGSQRVQTLNGEVTGELDLLKTELHTLSITLSDQCHQISGKLDQAEYSEINDCQQKSATPQE; encoded by the coding sequence ATGGTGTTCGGCATTGTGTTGGCTATCGCCGTTGCGGTTATCGCAGCGTTGCTATTAAGCCTACAGACCCAATACCGCGCCGATGTTGCTAACTTTTTTATCAAACATACGATTGAACAACCGGTGCTGATTGAAGATGTTGAGTATCAGGCGCCTTATCACATCACCTTGATGGGCATCACCCAAAACCAACCTGAAAAACAACCCCCTCTGTATATCGACAAGCTCGACATCTGGTTCAGCCCAGACTCTCTTCTTGATGCTAAGCTGGTTTTGGACTCTGTGTTGATCAGCGGCCTGCAGTTAGAAGCAGACGATCTGGACACACTCACATCAATGTTTACCCAACCAAAACTCAAGTTGCGCCAACTAGCGATCAATAATCTAGATTTCTCGACTCCAGACTTTAATGCACGAGGCATCGACCTTCAGATCGCCGAACCCATGTGGGGTGACCAAAACTCACTGCTGCCTTATGGCAAAACCCAACTCTCCGCCTCGCAGTTATATTGGCAAGGCGAAGCCTTCGATAACCTGTTGATAGACCTAGACCTAAAGCCGAGTGACAGCACCCTTTATGGCGCTTCATTTGATTGGCGTGGTGCCAAGATTTCTGGGCAAGCCGAACAATATCAACATGATTGGTCTTTGGTGAATGTGACAATCGATGGTTTGCGATTAAACGAAGAACAAACTCAAAGCCTATTGAACAAAGAATGGGATGTGGCAGGTATTCAGATCAACCACATCAACAGCTTAGATATCCTGCGTAGCGACATAGAGTGGAAAGATGGTCACCTTGCAGCCTTTGATGCCTCACTAGAAAATATCCAATTGCCCTTTGAACTGTGGAATCAACAGAAAGCCATTTTATCTCTGCAAGCAGAAGGAGTGACCATTGATGATGACATGTTCATCGAACCAAGTCTCAAGCTCAACCTAGAGGCAAACCAGATTCTGATTGACGATTTCTATACGCAATTCCTGCAGGGCACTGTTCAGCTCAATGGCGAAGTCACCCCTAGCAGCATTCAATTAGTGCAGTTTGACTTGCAAGGCATCAAGTGGATTACCGAAAACCAAGATAGTCCTCTACCCGCCGCTCGCCTATTACCTTGGCTCACACAACTCCAGAACGTCGAAATTAGCCAGCTTAATATAGAACGCAGCCAACTTATCCAGCTCGCACAAAAGCCTTACTGGCAAGTATCAGGGCTACATGTCGAAGGACATCAGGTTCAACTGTTACAAGATAGAAAGCTAGGATTGTGGCAAGGGAAGCTGATGGCAAGCGCCAATGATGCTAGCTACCAAAACATTGTTAGCGCTCAGCCTGTGGTTAAGATGAATAGCGACCAAGGGAAATGGACGCTAACACGTCTGTTTGCTCCCCTCAGGAATGGCTATATTGAAGCTAATGCGACACTCGATTTTAACCAAATCAGCAAGCCATGGAGCTTAGATATTTCTGCCGATGGGTTACCCATTACGCCCATGCTGCAGCAACTTGAATTACCGCTCGATGCAACCGGTTATGGTGAATTTGAACTTCAAGCCGCAGGTTTATATGGCGACTCACTGATGCTCGGTTACTCAACCACAGGGCAACTCACAGGCAGCGTTCGCCAAGGCGTGATGACCTTTAACGACACCCTTTCTGAAACCTCAACCGATAACGTCTTCGAGATCCCAGAGCTCAAGGCCAATTTTGACCGTGGCCGTTTCACTCTCGAACCGATGCACATCATTGGTGCATCCGCAGCCGAGGAAGGCTCGCAAAGGGTTCAAACGTTAAATGGTGAGGTAACAGGAGAGCTCGACTTGCTTAAAACCGAGCTACACACGCTTTCTATTACCCTGTCTGACCAATGTCATCAAATCTCAGGAAAGCTCGACCAAGCTGAATATTCAGAGATTAATGACTGCCAACAAAAAAGCGCCACTCCTCAGGAGTAG
- the pckA gene encoding phosphoenolpyruvate carboxykinase (ATP) — translation MTVMEHTKAAQIDLTKHGLTGVTEVLRNPSYEQLFVEETLPGLEGYEKGVVTELGSVAVDTGIFTGRSPKDKYIVKDDTTRDTMWWSDQGKNDNKPITTEVWSELKELVTTQLSGKRLFVIDGYCGANPDTRLSVRIITEVAWQAHFVKNMFIRPTDEELATFEPDFVVMNGAKTTNPNWEKQGLNSENFVAFNLTERVQIIGGTWYGGEMKKGMFAMMNYLLPLQGIASMHCSANVGEKGDVAIFFGLSGTGKTTLSTDPKRELIGDDEHGWDNDGIFNFEGGCYAKTIRLSKEAEPEIYNAIRRDALLENVTVRGDGSIDFDDGSKTENTRVSYPIHHIDNIIKPVSKAGHAQKVIFLTADAFGVLPPVSKLTPEQTKYHFLSGFTAKLAGTERGITEPTPTFSAAFGAAFLTLHPTQYAEVLVKRMEAAGAEAYLVNTGWNGTGKRISIQDTRGIIDAILDGSIDKADTKVIPMFNLEVPLALHDVDPAILDPRDTYTDPLQWESKAKDLAERFINNFDKYTDNAEGKSLVAAGPQLD, via the coding sequence ATGACCGTTATGGAACATACTAAGGCTGCACAAATTGATCTAACTAAGCACGGACTGACTGGCGTTACTGAAGTTCTTCGTAATCCTAGCTACGAGCAGTTATTCGTTGAAGAAACACTGCCAGGTTTAGAAGGCTACGAAAAAGGCGTAGTAACAGAACTAGGCTCTGTTGCGGTAGACACTGGTATCTTTACTGGCCGCTCACCAAAAGATAAGTACATTGTTAAAGATGACACGACCCGCGATACCATGTGGTGGTCAGATCAAGGCAAAAATGACAACAAACCGATTACAACTGAAGTATGGAGTGAGCTGAAAGAGCTTGTGACAACTCAGCTATCTGGCAAGCGCTTGTTTGTCATCGACGGTTATTGTGGTGCTAACCCTGATACGCGCTTAAGTGTACGTATTATCACTGAAGTAGCGTGGCAGGCGCACTTCGTTAAGAACATGTTCATTCGTCCAACTGACGAAGAACTAGCAACGTTCGAACCTGATTTCGTGGTAATGAACGGTGCTAAAACAACCAACCCGAACTGGGAAAAACAGGGCCTAAACTCGGAAAACTTCGTTGCTTTCAACCTAACAGAGCGCGTTCAAATCATCGGTGGTACTTGGTACGGCGGTGAGATGAAGAAAGGCATGTTCGCAATGATGAACTACCTACTACCTCTACAAGGCATTGCTTCAATGCACTGTAGTGCAAACGTTGGCGAAAAAGGCGATGTAGCCATCTTCTTCGGTCTATCAGGCACAGGTAAAACAACCCTATCAACCGATCCTAAGCGTGAGCTGATCGGTGATGATGAACACGGTTGGGATAACGATGGTATCTTCAACTTTGAAGGTGGCTGTTACGCGAAGACTATCCGTCTATCTAAAGAAGCAGAACCAGAAATCTACAATGCTATCCGCCGTGATGCACTGCTAGAAAACGTCACGGTTCGTGGTGATGGCTCTATCGATTTTGATGACGGTTCAAAAACTGAGAACACTCGTGTTTCTTACCCGATTCACCACATCGACAACATCATTAAACCAGTATCAAAAGCAGGTCACGCTCAAAAGGTTATCTTCCTAACTGCGGATGCATTCGGTGTGCTACCTCCAGTTTCTAAACTGACTCCAGAGCAAACGAAGTACCACTTCCTATCTGGCTTCACTGCAAAGCTAGCGGGTACAGAGCGCGGTATTACTGAGCCAACACCAACGTTCTCTGCGGCATTTGGTGCGGCATTCCTAACTCTTCACCCAACTCAGTACGCTGAAGTGCTTGTGAAGCGTATGGAAGCGGCAGGTGCTGAAGCTTACCTAGTAAACACAGGTTGGAACGGTACTGGTAAACGTATCTCTATCCAAGACACTCGCGGCATCATCGACGCTATCCTAGATGGCTCAATCGACAAGGCTGATACTAAGGTTATCCCTATGTTCAACCTAGAAGTGCCACTAGCACTACACGACGTTGACCCAGCGATTCTTGACCCACGCGACACGTACACTGACCCACTACAATGGGAAAGCAAAGCGAAAGATCTAGCAGAACGCTTCATCAACAACTTTGATAAGTACACAGACAACGCTGAAGGTAAGTCACTGGTTGCAGCTGGTCCTCAACTGGACTAA
- the hslO gene encoding Hsp33 family molecular chaperone HslO yields MADPMSTSNVLNRYLFEDLSVRGELVQIDEAYQQIISSKEYPAPVQKLLGELLVSTTLLTATLKFEGSITMQLQGDGPVSLAVINGDNDQKIRGVARFDGDIADDAGLHDLIGKGHLVITIDPKKGERYQGIVGLEGDTLAEVLEGYFANSEQLKTRLWLRTGEHEGKAHAAGMLLQVMPDGTGTPDDFEHLEQLTDTVKNEELFSLEANELLYRLYNQEKVQLFTPQPVEFFCGCSRDRSAAAIITVAQEEIYDILSTEGSVGLHCDYCGTNYSFDKNDVDALYAEAADKGSNTVH; encoded by the coding sequence ATGGCAGACCCAATGTCTACAAGTAATGTTTTAAATCGCTACCTATTTGAAGATCTATCAGTACGTGGTGAATTGGTACAAATCGATGAAGCGTACCAACAAATTATTTCTAGCAAGGAATACCCAGCACCAGTTCAAAAGCTACTGGGTGAGCTATTGGTTTCAACGACGTTATTAACAGCAACCCTAAAGTTTGAAGGCTCTATCACGATGCAACTGCAAGGTGATGGTCCAGTATCTCTCGCTGTTATTAATGGCGATAACGATCAGAAGATCCGTGGTGTTGCTCGCTTTGACGGTGATATTGCTGACGACGCTGGCCTTCACGACCTAATAGGTAAAGGCCACCTAGTGATCACAATCGATCCTAAAAAAGGTGAGCGTTACCAAGGCATCGTTGGTCTTGAAGGTGACACGTTAGCGGAAGTACTGGAAGGTTACTTCGCTAACTCAGAACAGCTTAAGACTCGTCTATGGCTACGCACTGGCGAACATGAAGGTAAAGCTCACGCTGCAGGTATGCTTTTACAAGTTATGCCTGACGGCACAGGTACGCCAGATGATTTCGAACATCTAGAGCAACTAACCGACACCGTTAAAAACGAAGAGTTGTTCTCTTTAGAAGCTAACGAACTGCTTTACCGTTTGTACAACCAAGAAAAAGTACAGCTGTTCACACCACAGCCTGTTGAGTTCTTCTGTGGCTGTTCGCGTGATCGAAGCGCTGCGGCTATCATTACCGTTGCTCAAGAAGAGATCTACGACATTCTAAGTACAGAAGGTAGCGTGGGCCTACACTGTGATTACTGTGGCACAAATTACTCGTTCGACAAGAATGATGTGGATGCTCTGTACGCAGAAGCGGCAGATAAAGGCAGCAATACGGTTCATTAA
- the hslR gene encoding ribosome-associated heat shock protein Hsp15: MKTANEAVRLDKWLWAARFYKTRSIARNMVDGGKVHYNGQRSKPSKIVELGAVITLRQGNEEKTVTIEKISAHRGGAPIAQTLYAETTESVAKREEFATQRKLNAHSPAPERRPDKKQRRDIIKFKNQ; the protein is encoded by the coding sequence ATGAAAACTGCTAATGAAGCTGTCAGACTCGATAAATGGTTGTGGGCAGCTCGTTTTTACAAAACCCGGTCTATTGCTCGCAACATGGTCGATGGTGGCAAAGTCCACTATAATGGTCAGCGTAGCAAACCAAGTAAAATTGTCGAACTTGGTGCAGTGATTACACTGCGTCAAGGTAATGAAGAAAAAACGGTGACAATAGAGAAAATCTCGGCTCATCGTGGTGGAGCTCCGATCGCTCAAACACTCTATGCAGAAACCACTGAGAGCGTGGCAAAAAGAGAAGAGTTTGCCACACAACGTAAGCTGAACGCTCATAGCCCAGCACCTGAACGTCGCCCAGATAAAAAGCAACGTCGTGACATTATCAAGTTCAAGAATCAATAA